A section of the Virgibacillus sp. NKC19-3 genome encodes:
- the recN gene encoding DNA repair protein RecN, with translation MLTELSIRDFAIIDEVSITFNDGLTVLSGETGAGKSIIIDAVQLLAGGRGSVEYVRHDAKKAEIEGLFTIDHKNHPIYELNKEYGIEITDEQVVLQRTITANGKSICRVNNKLVTLAILREFGKKLIDIHSQHETQSLMNPETHIELLDAYDPVPIAAAKEEYTHLFNKLATLKNRYEKLNDNEQETAHRLDLLEFQMKELEQANLVPNEDEALEEERLSLANFEKIHTALSDAYNALYGEEKGLEWLSVAQQALQDNSQYDHFIAKTSEEVSNSYFTLEELTYDLRNHIESLQYSPERLNEIESRLSEINRLKKKYGSTVNDILAYMAKIEEEIEEITNKDSHLTKLAEQMNETAKDAYLEACQLHNIRRKAADSLMKDVHQELKGLYLEKASFSISFDHKQHERLVQNNDYTSIDLHKNGFDHVRFLISTNTGEPLKPLNKVASGGELSRIMLVLKKIFAKHQGVTSVIFDEVDTGVSGRVAQAIAEKIYQISSESQVLCITHLPQVAAMADTHKLIEKQEIGNRTATTVSELTVEEKIEELSRMMTGTKLTETAKEHGQELLHMASAFKNKKYG, from the coding sequence ATGTTAACAGAATTATCCATTCGTGATTTCGCGATTATTGATGAAGTATCTATTACATTTAATGATGGCCTTACTGTTTTATCGGGAGAAACCGGTGCAGGTAAATCCATTATCATTGATGCTGTCCAATTATTGGCAGGTGGACGTGGTTCTGTAGAGTATGTACGGCATGATGCAAAAAAAGCAGAAATAGAAGGATTGTTTACCATTGATCATAAAAATCATCCGATCTATGAGCTGAACAAGGAGTATGGCATAGAAATTACGGATGAACAGGTTGTCCTACAACGAACAATAACAGCAAATGGAAAAAGTATATGCAGAGTTAATAATAAATTGGTGACCTTAGCTATTCTCAGGGAATTTGGCAAGAAATTAATTGATATTCATAGTCAGCATGAAACGCAGTCTCTAATGAATCCCGAAACGCATATTGAATTACTTGATGCTTATGATCCTGTTCCAATAGCAGCAGCAAAAGAGGAGTATACCCATTTATTCAACAAGCTTGCTACGCTGAAAAATAGATATGAAAAATTGAATGACAATGAGCAAGAAACGGCGCATCGTTTGGACTTATTAGAGTTCCAAATGAAGGAACTTGAACAAGCAAATCTGGTTCCGAATGAAGATGAAGCTCTTGAGGAAGAAAGACTTTCATTGGCTAATTTTGAAAAGATACATACCGCCCTTTCGGATGCGTATAATGCCTTATATGGTGAAGAAAAAGGGTTGGAATGGTTAAGTGTGGCTCAACAGGCATTACAGGATAACAGTCAATATGATCACTTCATCGCAAAAACATCAGAGGAAGTATCCAATAGTTACTTTACCCTTGAGGAATTAACATATGATCTACGTAATCATATTGAAAGTCTGCAGTATAGCCCGGAACGCTTAAATGAAATCGAATCACGTCTGAGTGAAATAAATCGATTAAAGAAAAAGTATGGATCAACGGTTAACGATATACTGGCATACATGGCAAAAATTGAAGAGGAAATCGAAGAAATAACAAATAAGGATTCTCATTTAACAAAACTCGCAGAACAAATGAATGAAACTGCTAAGGATGCATATCTGGAAGCTTGTCAACTGCATAATATTCGAAGAAAAGCCGCTGATTCATTAATGAAGGATGTTCATCAGGAATTAAAGGGCTTATATTTAGAAAAAGCATCTTTTTCTATTTCCTTTGATCATAAACAGCATGAGCGATTGGTACAGAATAATGACTATACGTCCATAGATCTGCATAAAAACGGGTTCGATCACGTTCGATTTTTGATCTCTACAAATACAGGAGAGCCTTTAAAACCGCTAAATAAAGTCGCCTCCGGAGGTGAACTTTCACGAATTATGCTTGTCCTTAAAAAAATATTTGCCAAACATCAAGGTGTAACAAGTGTTATATTTGATGAAGTGGACACAGGAGTCAGCGGACGTGTAGCACAAGCAATAGCAGAAAAAATATATCAAATATCCAGTGAATCGCAAGTCTTATGTATCACGCATTTACCACAAGTAGCAGCTATGGCTGATACACATAAGTTGATTGAAAAACAGGAAATAGGGAATCGTACTGCAACCACTGTTTCAGAATTAACAGTGGAAGAGAAGATTGAGGAATTAAGCAGAATGATGACTGGAACGAAATTAACAGAAACCGCAAAAGAGCACGGACAAGAATTACTTCATATGGCATCAGCATTTAAAAATAAAAAATATGGATAA
- a CDS encoding polyprenyl synthetase family protein, whose protein sequence is MDANLTEYIQSNKKIFQDSLRTFLQKLDIPTQLKESMLYSVEGSGKRLRPILALASYEAYSKDVASKVYSSAAALEFIHTYSLIHDDLPAIDNDDYRRGELTNHKVFDEATAILAGDALLTYSFEIISNDPLLRDNQKVELIKRLSHSSGPSGMVGGQLLDIKAENNAVTLEELENVHALKTGELVNFAIFAGAFLAEATEDQLRHLQEFAYYLGLIFQVQDDILDVTGDPGKVGRPVGGDEENEKSTFPKILGLEGAIQKKSEYVTIAKEALRKANAQDSYLMALTYHFSQRDH, encoded by the coding sequence GTGGATGCAAACCTGACTGAATATATACAATCAAACAAAAAGATTTTTCAGGACTCGTTAAGGACTTTTCTTCAAAAACTTGATATCCCCACCCAGCTGAAAGAGTCCATGCTTTATTCAGTAGAAGGGAGTGGAAAAAGACTACGACCTATCTTGGCGTTGGCTAGTTACGAGGCGTACAGTAAGGATGTTGCTTCGAAAGTATACTCATCGGCAGCAGCCTTAGAATTTATTCATACCTATTCGCTTATTCATGATGATCTTCCAGCTATAGATAATGACGATTATAGGCGAGGTGAACTGACAAATCATAAAGTATTTGATGAGGCAACTGCTATTCTTGCTGGTGATGCATTATTAACATATAGTTTTGAAATTATATCGAATGATCCTCTCTTAAGAGATAATCAGAAAGTGGAACTTATAAAAAGATTATCCCATTCCAGCGGTCCTTCTGGAATGGTAGGCGGACAACTACTGGATATAAAAGCAGAAAACAATGCAGTCACATTAGAAGAGCTTGAAAATGTTCATGCACTGAAAACTGGGGAATTAGTAAACTTTGCGATTTTTGCAGGTGCCTTTCTTGCAGAGGCGACAGAAGACCAATTGCGTCATTTGCAAGAATTTGCCTATTATTTAGGCTTAATTTTTCAAGTACAGGATGACATTTTGGACGTAACTGGTGATCCGGGGAAGGTTGGAAGACCCGTTGGCGGTGATGAAGAAAACGAGAAAAGTACATTTCCAAAAATCCTCGGTTTAGAAGGCGCGATTCAAAAAAAGAGCGAATATGTAACCATAGCAAAAGAGGCGCTAAGAAAGGCAAATGCACAAGATTCCTATTTAATGGCGCTAACCTATCATTTTAGTCAAAGAGACCATTAA
- the accB gene encoding acetyl-CoA carboxylase biotin carboxyl carrier protein yields MLTIEELREVITLIDQSSINEFTYETDGTTISMKKTNGVTEQQLVNTRADQPAQETPEVALKEEAVKVTSEQQQPEENQVNQESNTAYDYEIVSPMVGTLYTAPTPESDAYVTKGSTVKEETVVCIVEAMKLFNEIEAEVTGEIVEIMAEDGELVEYGQPLFRVKKQ; encoded by the coding sequence ATGTTAACAATTGAGGAATTGCGGGAAGTTATCACATTGATTGATCAATCATCCATCAATGAATTTACATATGAAACGGATGGGACAACCATTTCAATGAAAAAAACAAATGGAGTAACAGAGCAACAGCTAGTGAATACACGGGCAGATCAACCAGCTCAAGAGACACCTGAAGTAGCATTAAAAGAAGAAGCTGTTAAGGTAACATCAGAACAACAGCAGCCTGAAGAAAATCAAGTAAACCAAGAAAGTAATACAGCGTATGATTATGAAATTGTATCTCCAATGGTTGGAACACTTTATACAGCACCAACCCCTGAAAGTGATGCATATGTAACCAAAGGATCGACGGTGAAAGAAGAAACGGTTGTTTGTATCGTTGAAGCAATGAAATTATTTAATGAAATAGAAGCAGAGGTAACAGGTGAAATCGTAGAAATTATGGCTGAGGACGGCGAGCTTGTAGAATATGGCCAGCCTTTATTTCGAGTAAAGAAGCAGTAA
- the xseA gene encoding exodeoxyribonuclease VII large subunit — MRDNYLTVTALTKYIKRKFDTDAHLKNIWLKGEISNFKHHSRGHMYLTIKDDHTRIQAIMFAGNNRSLKFKPESGMNVLIQGDISVFEPYGQYQLYIQQMEPDGIGSLYLAFEQLKEKLHKQGVFDAVHKKKIPLYPEHIGVITSPTGAAIRDIITTIKRRYPIVKTTILPVLVQGSNAALSIKQAIELANEKAIFDVLIIGRGGGSIEELWSFNEALVAEAIFQSTIPIISAVGHETDVTISDYVADLRAPTPTGAAELAVPSQIELKDRINANEQSLTKEMNATITQCKNHLQRMRKSYAFRYPEQLLTQKEQELDKHVESLERAAVNHKDKSDKAYKNLVTRFVAQHPEKQIKQSQNHLRQLIRQQNHHISQIVDRNKMQLSNTIEKLTLLNPWR, encoded by the coding sequence GTGAGGGATAACTATTTAACAGTTACCGCGTTAACTAAATATATCAAAAGGAAGTTTGACACAGATGCTCACTTAAAAAATATTTGGCTTAAAGGTGAAATTTCTAACTTTAAGCATCATAGCCGGGGGCATATGTATTTAACGATTAAAGATGACCACACGCGTATACAAGCAATTATGTTTGCCGGAAATAATCGATCACTCAAATTCAAGCCTGAAAGTGGTATGAATGTATTAATTCAAGGTGATATAAGCGTTTTTGAACCGTATGGTCAGTACCAATTATATATTCAGCAAATGGAGCCTGATGGCATTGGCTCTTTATATTTAGCGTTTGAACAACTTAAAGAAAAGCTACATAAACAGGGTGTTTTTGATGCTGTCCATAAAAAGAAAATTCCATTATACCCGGAGCATATAGGTGTTATTACGTCTCCAACCGGTGCGGCGATACGTGATATTATTACTACGATAAAGCGACGATACCCGATTGTGAAGACGACTATATTACCAGTACTAGTTCAGGGATCAAATGCAGCGTTATCTATAAAACAGGCCATTGAATTAGCAAATGAAAAGGCAATATTTGATGTATTAATTATTGGCCGCGGTGGAGGTTCCATCGAGGAATTATGGAGTTTTAATGAAGCATTAGTTGCGGAGGCTATATTTCAGTCTACCATTCCGATAATCTCTGCCGTTGGACATGAAACGGACGTTACCATCAGTGACTATGTTGCTGATCTACGCGCACCGACGCCAACCGGTGCAGCAGAACTTGCAGTACCATCCCAAATCGAATTGAAAGACAGAATAAATGCAAATGAACAATCGTTAACCAAAGAAATGAATGCAACTATTACACAATGTAAAAACCATTTGCAGCGAATGAGGAAGTCTTATGCATTTCGCTATCCGGAGCAACTGCTAACGCAAAAAGAGCAAGAACTTGATAAACATGTAGAAAGCCTCGAGCGAGCAGCAGTAAATCATAAGGATAAGAGTGATAAAGCATATAAGAATCTTGTAACACGTTTTGTAGCGCAGCATCCAGAAAAGCAGATCAAACAATCCCAAAATCATTTACGTCAGTTAATAAGGCAGCAAAACCACCATATATCACAAATTGTGGATCGAAATAAAATGCAATTATCTAATACAATCGAAAAATTGACCTTATTAAACCCTTGGAGATAA
- a CDS encoding Asp23/Gls24 family envelope stress response protein: MSEQPLLNVSDDSGLGTVEIAPEVIEVITGLASTEVDGLFAMRGNFASGVAERLGKKAHNKGVKVELTDNGILIDLYVILHFGVSIPQVAQNLQSSIRQTLKSMTALEIDEINVHVVGIQMDNQTEMDE; this comes from the coding sequence ATGAGTGAACAACCACTGTTGAATGTGAGTGATGATTCAGGTTTAGGAACTGTTGAAATAGCTCCCGAAGTAATTGAGGTTATTACAGGATTAGCATCTACAGAAGTAGATGGCCTATTTGCGATGCGGGGTAATTTTGCCTCAGGCGTGGCAGAACGCCTTGGGAAAAAGGCTCATAATAAGGGTGTTAAAGTTGAGCTAACCGATAATGGGATTTTAATCGATCTTTATGTTATATTACATTTTGGTGTCTCTATTCCACAAGTGGCACAAAACCTACAATCAAGTATTAGACAAACATTAAAAAGCATGACCGCTTTGGAAATTGATGAAATTAATGTCCATGTTGTTGGTATTCAAATGGACAATCAGACAGAGATGGATGAATAA
- the spoIVB gene encoding SpoIVB peptidase has product MKQSNIIRISVGVLLLIALLAIPFFTPMQKYLSIPNDIVTFNNQSPIEVPGLGSNVQVSASDDNIQAIDSSEFYAEEPGSSELVYDVAGFPIKKVDLSVLDDIRVIPGGQSIGVNLHTQGVLVVGHHQVKGQNGKLSPGEEAEIKVGDVILEINGESIKEMEEVKPIVKEAGENGESLDVTIKRADETMETKLQPIKEDNEYKIGLYIRDSAAGIGTMTFHEPESDKYGALGHVISDMDTKRPIEIHDGTIVESSVNSIEKGNNGTPGEKQARFSTDKNEVGTITKNSPFGIFGELNDSLNQGSSYDEPMPVALSHEVEEGPAKILTVVEDEEVEEFDVEVVSSVPQKFPATKGMVIEITDPELLEATGGIVQGMSGSPIIQNGKIIGAVTHVFVNDPTSGYGVHIEWMLEEAGINVSNEEEQKAG; this is encoded by the coding sequence TTGAAACAGTCAAATATAATTCGAATTAGCGTAGGTGTATTACTCCTCATTGCTTTATTGGCAATTCCTTTTTTTACCCCAATGCAAAAGTATCTTTCCATCCCAAATGATATTGTTACCTTTAATAACCAATCACCGATAGAAGTGCCAGGTTTAGGAAGTAATGTACAGGTGAGTGCATCTGATGATAACATCCAGGCAATCGATTCCTCAGAATTTTATGCTGAAGAACCGGGAAGTAGCGAGTTGGTATATGATGTTGCTGGATTTCCAATTAAAAAGGTGGATTTATCTGTTTTAGATGATATTAGAGTTATCCCGGGTGGACAATCCATTGGTGTAAACCTTCATACACAGGGAGTACTCGTCGTCGGTCATCATCAGGTAAAGGGGCAAAATGGAAAATTATCACCAGGAGAAGAAGCGGAAATTAAAGTTGGTGATGTTATATTGGAAATCAATGGGGAATCGATTAAAGAAATGGAAGAGGTTAAACCAATCGTTAAAGAAGCAGGAGAAAATGGCGAAAGTTTAGATGTAACGATTAAGAGAGCTGATGAAACCATGGAAACAAAGTTGCAGCCGATAAAGGAGGATAATGAATATAAAATTGGCTTGTATATTCGCGATTCTGCAGCCGGTATTGGAACAATGACATTCCATGAACCGGAGTCAGATAAATATGGTGCACTAGGTCATGTTATTTCGGACATGGATACGAAAAGACCAATCGAAATTCATGATGGAACAATTGTAGAGTCTTCTGTTAATTCCATCGAAAAAGGGAACAACGGTACACCAGGAGAAAAGCAAGCCAGATTTTCCACAGATAAAAATGAAGTAGGAACGATAACCAAAAATAGTCCATTTGGTATTTTCGGGGAATTGAATGATTCCTTAAACCAAGGAAGTAGTTATGATGAACCTATGCCAGTTGCATTATCCCATGAAGTAGAAGAAGGACCTGCAAAAATTCTCACGGTCGTTGAGGATGAAGAAGTGGAAGAATTTGATGTAGAAGTTGTCAGTAGTGTTCCACAAAAGTTTCCTGCTACAAAAGGAATGGTTATTGAAATAACGGATCCAGAGTTACTTGAAGCAACAGGTGGTATCGTACAGGGAATGAGTGGAAGTCCCATCATTCAAAATGGAAAAATTATTGGAGCAGTCACACATGTATTTGTAAATGATCCTACTTCCGGTTATGGAGTCCATATTGAATGGATGTTGGAAGAAGCAGGTATAAATGTATCTAATGAAGAAGAACAGAAAGCCGGTTAA
- a CDS encoding TlyA family RNA methyltransferase, protein MNMKKIRLDELLVNRNIMETMEKAKRVIMAGLVFTGPIRLDKPGMQVDVTAPITIKGKEIPYVGRGGLKLEAALHYFSVSIKDKIMIDIGSSTGGFTDCALQNGVLQSYAIDVGYNQLDWKLRNDDRVIVMERTNFRYVTSDMLEYGIPNFASIDVSFISLKLIFPVLRQLLAPDSDVIALVKPQFEAPRDQVGEKGIVRDKAVHHSVLKKVIDIAHEESFELYDLTYSPITGGDGNIEFLVWFGWKKIGTGYTITDEQLKEVVGEAHHALKSI, encoded by the coding sequence ATGAATATGAAAAAAATACGTCTAGATGAACTACTAGTAAATCGAAATATAATGGAAACAATGGAGAAGGCCAAGCGAGTTATTATGGCTGGTCTCGTTTTCACCGGCCCAATTCGTTTGGATAAGCCAGGAATGCAAGTCGATGTAACGGCCCCTATAACCATTAAGGGAAAGGAAATTCCATATGTAGGACGAGGCGGATTAAAACTTGAAGCAGCCTTGCATTATTTTTCGGTTTCCATTAAAGATAAAATCATGATAGATATCGGATCTTCAACCGGCGGCTTTACAGATTGTGCACTACAAAATGGCGTATTGCAAAGTTACGCAATTGATGTTGGATACAACCAATTGGATTGGAAATTAAGAAATGATGATAGGGTTATCGTTATGGAAAGAACAAACTTTCGCTATGTAACCTCTGATATGCTTGAATATGGTATACCTAATTTTGCGTCCATAGACGTCTCATTTATTTCCTTGAAATTAATTTTTCCAGTACTTCGTCAATTATTAGCTCCAGATAGTGATGTTATAGCACTTGTTAAACCGCAATTTGAAGCTCCCAGAGATCAGGTTGGTGAAAAGGGGATTGTGCGTGATAAGGCCGTACATCATAGCGTTTTAAAAAAGGTTATTGATATAGCCCATGAAGAATCATTTGAACTGTATGATCTCACATATTCACCGATCACAGGCGGTGATGGTAATATTGAATTTTTGGTATGGTTTGGTTGGAAAAAGATAGGAACAGGATATACGATTACGGATGAACAGCTGAAAGAAGTAGTTGGTGAAGCACATCATGCATTGAAATCCATTTAA
- a CDS encoding SpoIIIAH-like family protein: MLKKQTVWLLTMLSLMIVLSVYYMTSDSEDIAYIDDGQSDQGETVTTDSSETESEIGDDAEVDDISNVGQDELFTTLRMEVQDDRSMKKDRLTEIVASSTASSDEKDQALQDIDVLEEAATKESILEEQIIGAAAYQDVLVRSGDDKVHVHVKSDDLSESEANNIMQMVKDEFGEVTVDVNYQPTEGENGSESETEMEGE, encoded by the coding sequence ATGTTAAAAAAACAAACGGTGTGGCTATTAACAATGTTGAGTTTAATGATTGTACTGAGTGTCTATTATATGACTTCAGATAGTGAAGATATAGCTTATATTGATGATGGGCAAAGTGACCAGGGGGAAACGGTAACAACTGATTCATCCGAAACAGAATCAGAAATAGGAGACGATGCAGAAGTTGACGATATTTCTAATGTCGGACAAGATGAATTGTTCACTACATTGCGAATGGAGGTTCAGGACGACAGAAGTATGAAAAAAGACCGTTTAACAGAAATTGTGGCTTCTAGTACGGCTTCTTCAGATGAGAAAGACCAAGCTCTACAGGATATTGATGTATTAGAAGAAGCAGCAACAAAAGAATCCATTTTAGAAGAGCAAATAATAGGTGCTGCCGCTTATCAGGATGTATTAGTTCGCTCAGGCGATGATAAAGTACATGTTCATGTTAAATCAGATGACTTATCTGAATCAGAGGCTAATAATATTATGCAAATGGTAAAAGATGAGTTTGGAGAAGTAACAGTGGATGTGAATTATCAGCCCACAGAAGGTGAAAATGGATCGGAAAGTGAAACAGAAATGGAAGGTGAATAA
- the accC gene encoding acetyl-CoA carboxylase biotin carboxylase subunit: MIKKLLIANRGEIAVRIIRACKELDIETVAVYSEADKEALHVQLADEAYCIGPVLSKDSYLNFTNIMSVATSVEVDAVHPGYGFLAENADFAEICKACNISFVGPTPEAIQKMGIKDVARETMKKANVPIVPGSEGVIDNEQEAIEIARVIGYPVIIKATAGGGGKGIRVAKTEEELIKGIRVTQKEAETSFGNPGVYIEKFIEDFRHIEIQILADKHGNIVHLGERDCSIQRRLQKLIEETPSPAITPAIRKKMGEAAVKAAKAVSYEGAGTIEFIFDRKSNEFYFMEMNTRIQVEHPVTEMVTGIDLIKEQINIANNERLSFNQTDIDFDGWAIECRVNAENPFKDFMPSAGEIDMYLPPGGLGVRIDSAAYPGYRIPPYYDSMIAKLIAYGSSREEAIKRMKRSLDEFVIEGVHTTIPFHRLIMAHDVFVHGEFNTNFLEDHPILEAKE; this comes from the coding sequence TTGATTAAGAAATTGTTGATCGCTAACAGAGGCGAGATTGCAGTACGGATTATCCGTGCATGTAAAGAACTGGATATTGAAACAGTTGCCGTCTACTCTGAAGCGGATAAAGAAGCATTACATGTTCAATTAGCAGATGAAGCCTATTGCATCGGTCCTGTTTTAAGCAAAGATAGTTATCTTAACTTCACGAATATCATGAGTGTAGCAACGTCGGTAGAGGTTGATGCTGTCCACCCAGGGTATGGATTTCTAGCTGAGAATGCCGATTTTGCAGAAATATGCAAAGCATGTAATATAAGTTTTGTTGGACCAACTCCTGAAGCAATTCAAAAAATGGGGATAAAAGACGTTGCAAGAGAAACGATGAAGAAAGCAAATGTTCCTATTGTCCCGGGTTCAGAAGGGGTTATTGATAATGAACAGGAGGCAATTGAAATTGCTCGTGTAATTGGTTATCCTGTAATTATAAAAGCGACCGCCGGCGGTGGAGGAAAAGGCATTCGAGTTGCTAAAACAGAAGAAGAGCTAATCAAAGGAATACGGGTGACGCAGAAGGAAGCTGAAACATCATTTGGAAATCCTGGTGTGTATATTGAGAAGTTCATCGAAGACTTTCGCCATATTGAAATCCAAATTTTAGCAGATAAGCATGGAAATATAGTACACTTGGGAGAAAGGGATTGTAGCATTCAAAGAAGGTTGCAAAAATTAATTGAAGAAACCCCTTCTCCGGCAATAACACCTGCAATTCGTAAGAAAATGGGAGAAGCAGCTGTAAAAGCCGCAAAAGCTGTGTCCTACGAGGGTGCTGGTACAATTGAATTTATTTTTGACAGAAAAAGTAACGAATTCTATTTTATGGAGATGAATACAAGGATTCAAGTAGAGCATCCAGTTACAGAAATGGTAACAGGAATAGATTTAATAAAAGAGCAAATAAATATTGCGAACAATGAAAGATTATCTTTTAATCAAACAGATATAGATTTTGATGGCTGGGCAATTGAATGCAGAGTTAATGCTGAGAACCCATTTAAAGATTTCATGCCTTCAGCTGGTGAGATAGATATGTATCTCCCGCCTGGAGGATTAGGTGTAAGAATTGATTCTGCTGCATATCCTGGTTATAGGATACCTCCTTACTATGACTCCATGATTGCCAAATTGATAGCATATGGATCTAGTCGTGAAGAAGCAATTAAACGAATGAAACGTTCGTTGGATGAGTTTGTCATTGAAGGGGTGCATACCACGATTCCCTTTCACCGGTTAATTATGGCCCATGACGTTTTTGTGCATGGAGAATTTAATACGAATTTTCTGGAGGATCATCCGATTTTAGAAGCTAAAGAATGA
- the folD gene encoding bifunctional methylenetetrahydrofolate dehydrogenase/methenyltetrahydrofolate cyclohydrolase FolD: MSASIINGKELAHDIRQNMKEEVSQLIINEGVTPHLTVIIVGDNPASKSYVRGKQKASNETGISSDVIEFPSSITEEKLLQVIQELNKDPKVHGILVQLPLPDHIREEHVIVTIDPAKDVDGFHPMNIGRMMTGEDTFFPCTPYGIITMLKSKNIRIEGKHAVIIGRSNIVGKPVGQLLLNENATVTYCHSRTEKLMDHTTRADIIIAAIGQPNVITMDYLKQGAIVIDVGINRLQDGSLTGDVDFDNVKQKASYLTPVPKGVGPMTITMLLKNTIKAAKGLSKQ; encoded by the coding sequence ATGTCTGCTAGTATCATTAATGGTAAAGAACTGGCACATGATATAAGACAGAATATGAAGGAGGAAGTTTCGCAGCTAATCATAAATGAGGGAGTAACACCACATTTAACCGTAATCATCGTTGGAGACAATCCTGCATCGAAGTCATATGTTAGAGGAAAGCAAAAAGCATCTAATGAAACCGGAATCTCTTCAGATGTCATTGAATTTCCATCGTCTATAACAGAAGAAAAATTATTACAAGTGATCCAAGAGCTAAATAAAGACCCTAAGGTTCATGGTATTTTAGTTCAACTTCCACTTCCGGATCATATAAGAGAAGAACACGTTATTGTTACGATCGATCCAGCCAAAGATGTGGATGGTTTTCATCCCATGAATATAGGTAGAATGATGACAGGTGAAGATACATTTTTCCCTTGTACACCCTACGGTATTATAACAATGTTAAAATCAAAAAACATTCGAATAGAAGGAAAGCATGCTGTCATCATTGGTCGAAGCAATATTGTAGGAAAGCCTGTTGGCCAATTGTTACTTAATGAAAATGCGACGGTTACATACTGTCATTCAAGAACAGAAAAACTAATGGACCATACAACTAGAGCAGACATCATCATTGCAGCAATCGGACAACCAAACGTAATAACCATGGACTATTTAAAACAGGGAGCGATCGTAATAGATGTTGGGATTAATCGCTTGCAAGATGGCTCATTAACCGGTGATGTCGATTTTGATAATGTGAAACAAAAAGCGTCTTACCTAACCCCTGTACCCAAGGGTGTTGGTCCAATGACAATAACCATGTTATTGAAAAACACGATCAAAGCTGCAAAAGGACTGTCTAAACAGTGA
- the ahrC gene encoding transcriptional regulator AhrC/ArgR, whose translation MSKIQRHIKIRDLITNNEIDTQDELVDRLKNLGYNVTQATVSRDIKDLHLVKVPSTNGKYKYSLPADQRFNPLDKLKRLIMDVFVKIDHASHFIILNTLPGNAHAVGALIDNLDWEEIMGTICGDDTCLIICRTEADTEIIKERFLNML comes from the coding sequence ATGAGTAAAATACAGCGTCATATCAAGATACGTGATTTAATTACAAACAACGAAATAGACACACAAGATGAGCTTGTCGATCGATTAAAAAATCTAGGGTACAATGTTACCCAGGCAACCGTGTCCCGGGATATAAAAGACCTACACCTTGTGAAAGTTCCATCAACAAATGGAAAATATAAATACAGCCTGCCTGCAGACCAACGATTTAACCCCTTGGATAAACTAAAACGTTTAATCATGGATGTATTTGTAAAAATAGACCACGCTAGTCATTTTATTATTTTAAACACACTTCCGGGAAATGCACATGCGGTAGGTGCTTTAATCGATAATTTAGATTGGGAAGAAATTATGGGTACGATATGTGGGGATGATACTTGTTTAATTATTTGCAGGACGGAAGCGGATACGGAAATAATTAAGGAGCGTTTTTTAAATATGTTGTGA
- the nusB gene encoding transcription antitermination factor NusB, translating into MNRHTAREKAFQILFQLNINNNSTDQVMDELLENEERDVFLTTLVEGVINTTSEIDAIIVNHLENWSLDRIAFVEKTILRIATYEIHFLVDIPKNVSINEAIELGNTYGDEKSGKFINGVLSKIIA; encoded by the coding sequence ATGAATCGACATACAGCAAGAGAAAAGGCATTTCAAATTCTGTTTCAATTAAATATAAACAATAATAGTACAGACCAGGTAATGGATGAACTTCTGGAAAATGAAGAACGTGATGTGTTCTTAACAACACTTGTAGAAGGTGTTATAAACACCACTTCTGAAATCGATGCGATTATTGTAAACCATCTAGAAAATTGGTCACTGGATCGAATTGCCTTTGTAGAAAAAACAATACTCAGAATTGCTACATATGAAATACATTTTCTGGTCGATATCCCGAAAAATGTTTCGATAAACGAAGCCATCGAGTTAGGGAATACGTACGGTGATGAGAAATCAGGTAAATTTATCAATGGTGTTTTGTCTAAAATTATAGCGTGA